A DNA window from Desulfatiglans sp. contains the following coding sequences:
- a CDS encoding HlyD family efflux transporter periplasmic adaptor subunit: protein MQMLNRDEIIKLIKEKPLHAGIAGVVILIVFILILTSLFGGGKQGKAAATAKAIKGPLRISIIENGTIQPKEKIIVKNEVEGNTSIIYIIDEGTIVKKGDLLVELDSSNLTTQKMNEETQLQNADAGFISARENLAVVENQAKSDVDKAQLAFEFAKQDLEKYKNGEYPNQEMQAKSKITLAEEEHKRAQEKYEWSKKLFNEKYLSQMELDADELAEKQKELNLKLAKNELDLLSKFTYTRQIKQLESDMSQAEMALERVTRKAKADVVQAEASLKAKEAELKQARDKLDKTIRQLEKTKIYSPADGQALYATSTERGPRFGSMTEPLSAGSSVRERQELIHLPTTAGFIAEVSIYESSLDKVRVGLTALITIDSIPGEQYRGRVTSLSPVADAMSSFMSPDLKLYPAVIELDNSENINQVRSGVSCKAEIIVEQYSDAIYVPVQAVIRVDNKPTVFIASGSSLKPRQVEIGLANNLNIHILKGLKEGETVSLTPPLAYATMTTEPEEIEILEGIENPPLNSSAAGTPTGPGGGNMGNMPMPSKDEMFKMSDADGDGRISQSEFMMGEEQFKKMDKNSDGFIDVSEFEIPAFNPNRANMPRTKEDFIKQGDKDGDGRISKSEFMGPEEFFGNMDINGDGFITLDEAPDPSSFGRGGAGGRGGMGGMPGGQGGNFGFPGGAR, encoded by the coding sequence ATGCAAATGCTGAATAGAGATGAAATCATCAAATTAATAAAAGAGAAACCGCTTCATGCAGGTATTGCAGGCGTAGTAATCCTTATTGTTTTTATACTTATCCTCACCTCATTATTTGGTGGTGGCAAGCAGGGTAAAGCGGCAGCAACCGCAAAGGCCATAAAGGGCCCATTAAGGATAAGCATTATAGAAAACGGAACAATACAGCCAAAAGAAAAGATCATAGTCAAAAATGAGGTTGAGGGTAATACCTCGATTATCTATATAATTGATGAGGGCACCATAGTAAAAAAGGGAGACCTCCTTGTTGAGCTTGATTCAAGCAACCTTACAACCCAGAAGATGAACGAGGAGACACAGCTTCAAAATGCAGATGCAGGCTTCATAAGCGCACGTGAAAACCTTGCTGTTGTAGAAAACCAGGCAAAGAGTGATGTTGACAAGGCCCAGCTTGCATTTGAATTTGCAAAGCAGGACCTTGAAAAATACAAGAATGGTGAATACCCCAACCAGGAGATGCAGGCAAAATCAAAGATTACACTGGCTGAAGAGGAGCATAAGCGCGCACAGGAAAAATATGAATGGTCTAAAAAGCTGTTTAATGAAAAATATCTGTCACAGATGGAGCTCGATGCGGATGAACTTGCTGAAAAACAGAAGGAACTCAACCTTAAACTTGCTAAAAACGAACTGGACCTGTTAAGTAAGTTCACCTACACGCGTCAGATAAAACAGCTTGAAAGCGACATGAGTCAGGCTGAAATGGCCCTTGAAAGGGTTACCAGAAAGGCAAAGGCAGATGTTGTACAGGCAGAGGCAAGCCTAAAGGCCAAGGAGGCAGAACTCAAACAGGCAAGGGATAAACTTGACAAGACCATAAGGCAACTGGAAAAGACAAAGATATATTCCCCTGCTGACGGCCAAGCCCTTTATGCCACAAGCACAGAAAGGGGACCAAGGTTTGGCTCTATGACAGAGCCTCTGAGCGCAGGATCATCGGTTCGTGAAAGGCAGGAGCTGATCCACCTGCCCACTACAGCCGGTTTTATTGCGGAGGTCAGCATCTATGAGTCAAGCCTTGACAAGGTCAGAGTGGGTCTTACAGCATTGATCACAATTGATTCAATCCCCGGAGAGCAGTACAGGGGCAGAGTGACAAGCCTTTCACCCGTAGCAGATGCCATGTCTTCATTTATGAGTCCCGACCTTAAATTGTACCCTGCTGTGATCGAGCTTGATAACTCCGAGAACATAAACCAAGTAAGATCGGGCGTGAGCTGTAAAGCAGAGATCATTGTTGAACAGTATTCAGATGCCATTTATGTGCCTGTCCAGGCGGTGATCAGGGTTGACAACAAACCGACCGTATTTATAGCAAGCGGCTCCAGCCTGAAACCAAGACAGGTTGAGATAGGTCTGGCCAATAACCTCAATATCCATATTCTAAAGGGATTAAAGGAGGGTGAAACAGTTTCCCTTACACCTCCGCTTGCTTACGCCACTATGACAACAGAGCCTGAAGAGATTGAGATACTTGAAGGCATAGAGAACCCTCCTCTTAACAGTTCAGCAGCGGGTACGCCAACAGGCCCTGGCGGAGGCAACATGGGTAATATGCCTATGCCCTCAAAGGATGAGATGTTCAAAATGAGCGATGCAGACGGAGATGGCAGGATTTCACAGAGTGAATTCATGATGGGCGAAGAGCAGTTCAAGAAGATGGATAAGAACAGCGATGGTTTTATTGATGTCTCAGAATTTGAAATACCTGCATTCAACCCCAACAGGGCCAATATGCCCCGCACCAAAGAGGATTTTATAAAACAGGGCGACAAGGACGGGGATGGCAGGATATCCAAAAGCGAATTTATGGGGCCAGAAGAGTTCTTTGGCAACATGGATATAAATGGTGATGGTTTTATCACCCTCGATGAGGCCCCTGATCCCTCTTCATTCGGTAGAGGAGGAGCAGGTGGCAGAGGGGGAATGGGCGGTATGCCCGGCGGTCAGGGAGGGAATTTCGGTTTTCCCGGAGGGGCAAGATGA
- a CDS encoding ABC transporter ATP-binding protein yields MIDTQAADDVIRLENAYKIYPMGSEEVRALNGVDVSFKKGSFWAIMGHSGSGKSTMMNVLGCLDRLTKGHYFLEGEDVSRLNDDSLSEFRLRHLGFIFQSFNLIPQLTVQRNIELPLYYLGWDPEESAERAKELAKSVGLGNRLDHRPTELSGGQMQRVAIARALANDPLILLADEPTGNLDTATGVQIIEMLKELNEQGKTIIMVTHEPDIAENAKNILIMKDGVVERIE; encoded by the coding sequence ATGATTGACACACAGGCAGCCGATGATGTTATAAGGCTTGAAAATGCCTACAAGATCTACCCTATGGGCTCTGAGGAGGTGAGGGCGCTTAATGGTGTTGATGTCTCCTTTAAAAAGGGCAGTTTCTGGGCGATCATGGGTCACAGCGGCTCAGGAAAAAGTACTATGATGAATGTACTTGGCTGCCTGGACCGACTTACAAAGGGGCACTATTTTCTGGAAGGCGAGGATGTAAGCAGGCTTAATGATGATTCATTAAGTGAATTCAGGCTGAGGCATCTGGGGTTCATATTTCAGAGTTTCAACCTGATCCCCCAGCTTACAGTGCAGCGCAACATTGAACTGCCCCTCTATTATCTCGGTTGGGACCCTGAAGAGAGCGCAGAAAGAGCAAAGGAGCTTGCTAAAAGTGTCGGGCTTGGAAACCGTCTTGATCATCGCCCCACAGAGCTTTCGGGCGGGCAGATGCAGCGTGTGGCGATAGCAAGGGCGCTTGCTAATGACCCTCTCATTCTTCTTGCTGATGAGCCAACCGGCAACCTCGATACTGCAACAGGCGTTCAGATAATTGAAATGCTCAAGGAGCTCAATGAGCAGGGAAAGACTATAATAATGGTAACACATGAACCGGACATTGCTGAAAATGCAAAGAATATCCTTATTATGAAAGACGGCGTTGTCGAAAGAATAGAATAG
- a CDS encoding FtsX-like permease family protein: MKDTKFLRDVQLGIENLLLHKLRSFLTALGVIFGVCSVVAMLSVGEGASKEAMDQIRKVGSNNITITSVKSREDEATTSTRTRMSVYGITYKDFERIEGTFSSIRTAVPVKEVRKQGRLGDRTLELRVVGTTPAWFDLVRRPLEAGRVLTQSDLVKESAVAVLTEYGARRLLATRGSIGQNLSIGENNFQIVGIVKSEAESGSGTDIQLPDLNVDAYIPLNVARSYYGDISMKRSTGSEEMNRIELNKAIVQVDDLENVESTAKAIEAMLQKFHPKKDYEMSVPLAMLRQAEAQKRTTNIVLGSIAGISLLVGGIGIMNIMLASVTERTREIGIRRAIGAKKKQIITQFLIETVVLSTIGGIVGLCLGIIIPLLITLFTKMPTVITAFSIILPFVISIGIGIIFGIYPAARAAEVDPIIALRHE, translated from the coding sequence ATAAAAGACACAAAATTTTTACGTGATGTACAGCTTGGCATAGAAAACCTGCTTCTTCACAAACTGCGCTCTTTCCTTACAGCCCTGGGTGTGATCTTTGGGGTATGCAGTGTTGTTGCCATGCTTTCTGTTGGAGAGGGGGCAAGCAAAGAGGCCATGGATCAGATCAGGAAGGTAGGGAGCAACAATATTACCATCACATCTGTTAAATCCAGGGAAGATGAGGCAACCACCAGTACTCGCACACGGATGAGTGTTTACGGTATTACATACAAGGATTTCGAGAGGATAGAAGGGACATTTTCATCCATACGCACGGCAGTTCCTGTAAAAGAGGTGCGTAAACAGGGGAGACTGGGTGACAGGACACTTGAACTCAGGGTAGTGGGCACAACCCCTGCATGGTTTGATCTGGTAAGAAGACCTCTTGAGGCAGGGAGGGTTCTGACACAGTCAGACCTTGTAAAAGAATCAGCAGTAGCCGTGCTTACAGAATATGGCGCACGGCGGCTTTTAGCCACAAGAGGCTCTATTGGTCAGAATCTCTCCATAGGAGAAAACAATTTCCAGATCGTTGGTATTGTCAAGAGCGAGGCTGAATCCGGTTCAGGAACAGATATACAACTCCCTGATCTTAATGTGGATGCATATATACCCCTGAATGTGGCCAGGTCATATTATGGCGATATAAGCATGAAACGCTCCACCGGTTCAGAAGAGATGAACAGGATTGAGCTTAACAAGGCTATTGTTCAGGTGGATGATCTTGAAAATGTTGAATCAACAGCAAAAGCGATAGAGGCAATGCTCCAGAAATTTCATCCTAAAAAGGATTATGAAATGAGCGTACCCCTTGCCATGCTGCGCCAGGCAGAGGCGCAGAAGAGGACCACAAATATCGTGCTTGGCTCCATTGCAGGTATAAGCCTGCTTGTCGGAGGCATTGGCATCATGAATATCATGCTGGCCTCTGTAACAGAAAGGACCCGCGAGATAGGAATCAGGCGCGCTATTGGCGCCAAAAAGAAACAGATCATCACACAGTTTCTTATTGAGACTGTAGTGCTTTCTACCATCGGAGGGATTGTAGGCTTATGCCTCGGCATAATCATACCTCTTTTAATAACCCTCTTCACAAAGATGCCGACGGTTATTACTGCATTCAGCATCATACTGCCCTTTGTAATAAGCATAGGGATAGGCATTATTTTTGGGATTTATCCTGCCGCAAGGGCAGCCGAGGTTGACCCCATTATTGCACTCAGACACGAGTAG
- a CDS encoding MFS transporter, translating to MNPDSSKPDCADSQKPAGPQNNSYIYMFKALAPLKYIDCRWLMLANFTSFMAIGMQQLTRGWLILRLTNDSPLALSFVTMSFALPMTFMSLVGGVLADRFPKRKLMIISQIIVTLTVLLLATLDYLGIIRFWHLILIGIVNGSVVAVNMPSRQSIFSDILPENDLMSAIALNNSATNSTRLVGPSLAGFLIVFIGTSGVFFLISVIHLFSLFFLCMLKTGKNATGKSKKSVTDDIVEGFRYAKHNPVILGLVLLSLVPAVFGFPYVSLLPAWAREALDAHSPGLGLLEASMGFGSLLGTLILASFNNMKNRGIVLILNGLAWGVALLMFAGCGSYYTALPGIFAVGFMSSIFMALNNTLMQVKSSDEMRGRMVSLSIMTFGIMPLSAVPFGAVAEKIGTPYSLMIAGAILCLFMIIFFFLSPGFRKDAQ from the coding sequence TTGAATCCTGATTCATCAAAACCGGACTGCGCTGACAGCCAGAAGCCAGCAGGCCCTCAAAACAACAGCTATATATATATGTTCAAGGCATTGGCCCCTCTCAAATACATTGACTGCAGATGGCTTATGCTGGCCAACTTTACCTCTTTCATGGCAATAGGCATGCAGCAGCTTACCAGGGGATGGCTCATACTGAGGCTTACCAATGATTCGCCCCTTGCACTATCATTTGTGACCATGTCCTTTGCCCTGCCCATGACATTTATGTCTCTTGTGGGAGGTGTACTCGCTGACAGGTTTCCTAAACGCAAATTAATGATCATAAGTCAGATCATAGTAACCCTAACAGTACTGCTGCTCGCAACACTTGATTATCTTGGAATTATCAGGTTCTGGCATCTGATCCTGATCGGTATAGTAAACGGGTCAGTAGTGGCCGTAAACATGCCAAGCAGGCAATCCATTTTTTCTGATATTCTCCCTGAGAATGATCTTATGTCAGCGATTGCACTGAACAACTCCGCCACCAACTCCACAAGGCTTGTGGGGCCGTCACTTGCAGGGTTTCTGATTGTTTTTATTGGGACATCAGGGGTATTTTTCCTGATTTCTGTTATACATTTGTTTTCGCTGTTTTTTCTCTGCATGCTGAAAACAGGTAAAAATGCAACAGGTAAAAGCAAAAAAAGTGTTACTGACGATATAGTTGAAGGATTCAGGTATGCAAAACATAATCCAGTTATACTGGGGCTGGTGTTGCTTTCACTGGTGCCTGCTGTCTTCGGATTTCCTTATGTATCTCTCCTGCCCGCCTGGGCAAGGGAGGCGCTTGATGCCCATTCCCCTGGCCTGGGGCTTCTTGAGGCAAGCATGGGTTTTGGGTCATTGCTCGGAACACTTATACTTGCATCCTTTAATAACATGAAAAACAGGGGAATAGTCCTGATATTAAACGGCCTTGCATGGGGTGTTGCTTTATTGATGTTTGCAGGATGCGGCTCATACTACACAGCCCTCCCCGGAATATTTGCTGTAGGGTTCATGAGCTCAATATTCATGGCACTGAATAATACCCTTATGCAGGTAAAATCATCTGATGAGATGAGGGGAAGGATGGTGAGCCTCTCTATTATGACCTTTGGCATTATGCCCCTTAGCGCTGTGCCTTTCGGGGCTGTCGCAGAAAAGATCGGGACGCCTTACTCACTAA